The proteins below are encoded in one region of Macaca nemestrina isolate mMacNem1 chromosome 10, mMacNem.hap1, whole genome shotgun sequence:
- the LOC105492105 gene encoding N-acylneuraminate cytidylyltransferase produces the protein MDSVEKGAATSVSNPRGRPSRGRPPKLQRNSRGGQGRGVEKPPHLAALILARGGSKGIPLKNIKHLAGVPLIGWVLRAALDSGAFQSVWVSTDHDEIENVAKQFGAQVHRRSSEVSKDSSTSLDAIIEFLNYHNEVDIVGNIQATSPCLHPTDLQKVAEMIREEGYDSVFSVVRRHQFRWSEIQKGVREVTEPLNLNPAKRPRRQDWDGELYENGSFYFAKRHLIEMGYLQGGKMAYYEMRAEHSVDIDVDIDWPIAEQRVLRYGYFGKEKLKEIKLLVCNIDGCLTNGHIYVSGDQKEIISYDVKDAIGISLLKKSGIEVRLISERACSKQTLSSLKLDCKMEVSISDKLAVVDEWRKEMGLCWKEVAYLGNEVSDEECLKRVGLSGAPADACSTAQKAVGYICKCNGGRGAIREFAEHIFLLMEKVNNSCQK, from the exons ATGGACTCGGTGGAGAAGGGGGCCGCCACCTCCGTCTCCAACCCGCGGGGGCGGCCGTCCCGGGGCCGGCCGCCGAAGCTGCAGCGCAACTCTCGCGGCGGCCAGGGCCGAGGTGTGGAGAAGCCCCCGCACCTGGCAGCCCTAATTCTGGCCCGGGGAGGCAGCAAAGGCATCCCCCTGAAGAACATTAAGCACCTGGCGGGGGTCCCGCTCATTGGCTGGGTCCTGCGTGCGGCCCTGGATTCAGGGGCCTTCCAGAG TGTATGGGTTTCGACAGACCATGATGAAATTGAGAATGTGGCCAAACAATTTGGTGCACAAGTTCATCGAAGAAGTTCTGAAGTTTCGAAAGACAGCTCTACCTCACTAGATGCCATCATAGAATTTCTTAATTATCATAATG AGGTTGACATTGTAGGAAATATCCAAGCTACTTCTCCATGTTTACATCCTACTGATCTTCAAAAAGTTGCAGAAATGATTCGAGAAGAAGGATATGATTCTGTTTTTTCTGTTGTGAGACGTCATCAGTTTCGATGGAGTGAAATTCAGAAAGGAG TTCGTGAAGTGACCGAACCTCTGAATTTAAATCCAGCTAAACGGCCTCGTCGACAAGACTGGGATGGAGAATTATATGAAAATGGCtcgttttattttgctaaaagaCATTTGATAGAGATGGGTTACTTGCAG GGTGGAAAAATGGCATACTATGAAATGCGAGCTGAGCATAGCGTGGATATAGATGTGGATATTGATTGGCCTATTGCAGAGCAAAGAGTATTAAG aTATGGCTATTTTGGCAAAGAGAAGcttaaggaaataaaactttTGGTTTGCAATATTGATGGATGTCTCACCAATGGCCACATTTATGTATCAGGAgaccaaaaagaaataatatcttaTGATGTAAAAGATGCTATTGGGATAAGTTTATTAAAGAAAAGTGGTATTGAG gtgaggCTAATCTCAGAAAGGGCCTGTTCAAAGCAGACGCTCTCTTCTTTAAAACTGGATTGCAAAATGGAAGTCAGTATATCAGACAAGCTAGCAGTTGTAGATGAATGGAGAAAAGAAATGGGCCTGTGCTGGAAAGAAGTGGCATATCTTG GAAATGAAGTGTCTGATGAAGAGTGCTTGAAGAGAGTGGGCCTAAGTGGCGCTCCTGCTGACGCCTGTTCCACTGCCCAGAAGGCTGTTGGATACATTTGCAAATGTAATGGTGGCCGTGGTGCCATCCGAGAATTTGCAGAGCACATTTTCCTACTAATGGAAAAGGTTAATAATTCATGCCAAAAATAG